The following are encoded in a window of Salvelinus sp. IW2-2015 unplaced genomic scaffold, ASM291031v2 Un_scaffold3638, whole genome shotgun sequence genomic DNA:
- the LOC112076233 gene encoding transmembrane protein 243: protein MFQSAGLYVWAGGSGLEMRREPGSHGRRPGRWAEAWRWARPGDGRAWRWEAGVWAEAGDGRIGLEMGGGLEMRRCGGLEDGAEPGDAKPMLFSLQDRAVNLVVGGLTSLLVAVTVISSFVFPSLPPWPLNVFLAFCILLTCGSAMVLIVWYRQGDLDPKFRKLIYYMLASIMLLCLCANLYFHDVGRGT, encoded by the exons ATGTTCCAATCAGCCGGCTTGTATGTTTGGGCTGGAGGATCGGGCCTGGAGATGAGGCGGGAGCCTGGAAGCCATGGGCGGAGGCCTGGGAGATGGGCGGAGGCCTGGAGATGGGCGAGGCCTGGAGATGGGCGGGCCTGGAGATGGGAGGCCGGAGTATGGGCGGAGGCTGGAGATGGGCGGATAGGCCTGGAGATGGGCGGAGGCCTGGAGATGAGGCGATGCGGAGGCCTGGAAGATGGGGCggagcctggagatgctaaaccaATGTTAT TTTCCCTGCAGGACAGAGCCGTCAACCTGGTGGTGGGAGGACTGACCTCCCTGCTCGTTGCA GTAACAGTGATCAGTTCATTCGTGTTCCCCTCGTTGCCTCCCTGGCCACTCAACGTCTTTTTGGCTTTCTGTATCCTGCTGACCTGCGGCTCGGCCATGGTGCTG ATTGTCTGGTACCGGCAGGGGGACTTGGATCCGAAGTTCAGGAAGTTAATCTACTACATGCTGGCCTCCATCATGCTGCTGTGTCTCTGTGCTAACCTGTACTTCCACGACGTGGGCAGAGGGACGTGA
- the LOC139025957 gene encoding uncharacterized protein: protein MPQVAPVTFIPQVALPVTFHASGSPPGDSLHASCHSQPIPPLSHSQPIPPLSHSQPIPPLSHSSPSTSQPLQPIPPPVSATLSPSHLSAHPTLSHSQPILPLSHSRAHPTSQPILPSATLSPSHPQPLQPSATPQPIPPLATPQPILPLATLSPSYLSATLSHPTPQPLSAHPTSQPLSAHPTPQHSQPIPPLSHSAHPTSQPSASATVSPPRLSATL from the exons ATGCCTCAGGTAGCCCCGGTGACCTTCATCCCTCAG GTAGCCCTCCCGGTGACGTTTCATGCCTCAGGTAGCCCTCCCGGTGACAGTTTACATGCCTCATG ccactctcagcccatcccacctctcagccactctcagcccatcccacctctcagccactctcagcccatcccacctctcAGCCACTCTAGCCCATCCACCTCTCAGCCACTCCAGCCCATTCCACCTCCCGTCTCAgctactctcagcccatcccacctctcAGCCCATCCTactctcagccactctcagcccatcctaCCTCTCAGCCACTCTCGAGCCCATCCTACCTCTCAGCCCATCctaccctcagccactctcagcccatcccaccctCAGCCACTTCAGCCCTCAGCCACTCCCCAGCCCATCCCTCCTCTAGCCACTCCTCAGCCCATCCTACCCctagccactctcagcccatcctacctctcagccactctcagccatcctacccctcagccactctcagcccatcctacctctcagccactctcagcccatcctaCCCCTCagcactctcagcccatcccacctctcagccactcagcccatcccacctctcAGCCCTCCGCCTCAGCCACTGTCAGCCCACCCCGCCTCTCAGCCACTCTTTAG